A stretch of Mus musculus strain C57BL/6J chromosome 19, GRCm38.p6 C57BL/6J DNA encodes these proteins:
- the Gsto1 gene encoding glutathione S-transferase omega-1, whose protein sequence is MSGESSRSLGKGSAPPGPVPEGQIRVYSMRFCPFAQRTLMVLKAKGIRHEVININLKNKPEWFFEKNPLGLVPVLENSQGHLVTESVITCEYLDEAYPEKKLFPDDPYKKARQKMTLESFSKVPPLIASFVRSKRKEDSPNLREALENEFKKLEEGMDNYKSFLGGDSPSMVDYLTWPWFQRLEALELKECLAHTPKLKLWMAAMQQDPVASSHKIDAKTYREYLNLYLQDSPEACDYGL, encoded by the exons ATGTCGGGAGAATCCTCCAGGAGCCTGGGGAAGG GAAGCGCGCCCCCCGGCCCGGTCCCGGAGGGCCAGATCCGCGTCTACAGCATGAGGTTCTGCCCCTTCGCTCAGAGGACGCTGATGGTCCTGAAGGCCAAGGGAATCCG GCACGAAGTCATCAATATCAACCTGAAGAATAAGCCCgagtggttctttgagaagaatCCCCTTGGGCTGGTGCCGGTTCTGGAGAACAGCCAGGGTCACTTGGTCACCGAATCTGTCATCACTTGTGAGTACCTGGATGAGGCCTACCCAGAGAAGAAGTTATTTCCAGATGACCCGTACAAGAAGGCACGTCAGAAGATGACCCTTGAGTCATTCTCTAAG GTGCCGCCTTTGATTGCAAGCTTTGTTAGGTcgaagagaaaggaagactctCCGAACCTAAGGGAAGCGTTGGAGAACGAATTCAAAAAGCTAGAGGAG GGCATGGATAATTACAAGAGCTTCCTTGGTGGGGATTCTCCTTCTATGGTTGATTATCTTACTTGGCCTTGGTTTCAGCGACTGGAAGCATTGGAGCTCAAGGA GTGTCTAGCCCACACCCCCAAGCTCAAGCTCTGGATGGCGGCCATGCAGCAAGACCCTGTGGCATCCTCTCACAAAATTGATGCCAAGACCTACCGCGAGTACTTAAATCTCTACCTACAGGACAGCCCCGAGGCCTGTGATTATGGGCTCTGA